The proteins below come from a single Asanoa ferruginea genomic window:
- a CDS encoding peptide chain release factor 1 gives MDLHYLHPIYAQPGPWASVYLDASRNDESGDREVALRWRALASQLEALGADQPTIDVTGEALLNYPNQVGRYGLAAFARAGRVALVEPMNAPPPADEARYSELPHAMPLVALRGEDIPYVRVVADRAGADLEGLAVATAPRLREIDRTVRGSEPFPLHKAHSGGQGRVGDTASIDDNWQRNAGDVAAATAELAEAVGAEVVVVGGDVRTVPMFVAKLPKRWQQRVVRTDAGSRAPGADEEALDDVTIQAIADLADQHTQQAIDRYQTQRGENVSTTGLPDVVSALQRRQVETVLLVNDLSSTDTLFVGLDDPSLVAVDADTLRSEGVEDPLRVRADQALLRAIEGTDAALVLVGPDEVPLEHGIGAVMRWANQPPTPE, from the coding sequence ATGGATCTCCACTACCTACACCCGATCTACGCGCAGCCGGGGCCCTGGGCGTCGGTCTATCTCGACGCGTCGCGCAATGACGAGAGCGGGGACCGGGAGGTCGCGCTGCGCTGGCGCGCGTTGGCGTCGCAGCTCGAGGCGCTCGGCGCCGATCAGCCGACCATCGACGTGACCGGCGAGGCGCTGTTGAACTATCCGAACCAGGTGGGGCGCTACGGGCTGGCGGCGTTCGCGCGGGCCGGGCGGGTCGCGCTGGTCGAGCCGATGAACGCGCCGCCGCCGGCCGACGAGGCGCGCTACTCGGAGCTTCCGCACGCGATGCCGCTGGTCGCCCTCCGTGGGGAGGACATCCCCTATGTCCGGGTCGTCGCCGACCGTGCCGGCGCCGACCTGGAGGGCCTGGCGGTCGCGACCGCGCCCCGGCTCCGCGAGATCGACCGCACGGTGCGCGGTAGCGAGCCGTTCCCGCTGCACAAGGCACACAGCGGCGGGCAGGGCCGGGTCGGCGACACGGCCAGCATCGACGACAACTGGCAGCGCAACGCCGGTGACGTCGCGGCGGCGACGGCCGAACTGGCCGAGGCCGTCGGTGCGGAGGTCGTGGTGGTCGGCGGCGATGTGCGTACCGTGCCGATGTTTGTCGCGAAGTTGCCCAAGCGCTGGCAGCAACGGGTGGTGCGGACCGACGCCGGGTCGCGGGCACCGGGCGCCGACGAGGAAGCGCTCGACGACGTGACCATCCAGGCGATCGCCGACCTCGCGGACCAGCACACCCAGCAGGCGATCGACCGCTATCAGACGCAGCGCGGCGAAAACGTGTCGACCACCGGGTTGCCCGACGTGGTGTCGGCGTTGCAGCGGCGGCAGGTGGAGACGGTGTTGCTGGTCAACGACCTGTCCTCGACGGACACGCTGTTCGTCGGGCTCGACGACCCGTCGCTGGTCGCCGTCGACGCCGACACGCTGCGGAGCGAGGGGGTCGAAGATCCGCTTCGGGTACGCGCGGACCAGGCGCTGCTGCGCGCGATCGAGGGTACCGATGCCGCATTGGTGCTGGTGGGGCCCGACGAGGTGCCGCTGGAGCACGGCATTGGGGCGGTCATGCGGTGGGCCAACCAGCCGCCAACGCCGGAGTAG
- a CDS encoding SPW repeat domain-containing protein — protein MTRNGTAGNGMAGNGMAGRHATDAGSYGDGSGGQMADGGYGAQGAPMGPMAMSDRVQQTAISAPNALLLIAGIWLILSRFVFDFPLAGSTAGGVLNGVVIGIAVAIMALVRMSAYRSNPMINLVTVVAGAWMMASPWAFGYPHFGSGGRPGWSDIIVGGFIIFFGLLGAAGNLMRRRVSGSSRMSMMSRGGGRLATR, from the coding sequence ATGACCAGGAACGGCACGGCCGGGAACGGGATGGCCGGCAATGGGATGGCCGGCCGGCATGCCACCGACGCCGGGTCCTACGGCGACGGGTCGGGCGGGCAGATGGCCGATGGGGGCTACGGGGCCCAGGGCGCACCAATGGGACCGATGGCGATGTCGGACCGCGTCCAGCAGACCGCGATCTCCGCGCCGAACGCGCTGCTGCTGATCGCCGGCATCTGGTTGATCCTTTCGCGGTTCGTCTTCGACTTCCCGCTCGCCGGCTCCACGGCCGGCGGGGTCCTCAACGGTGTCGTGATCGGCATCGCGGTGGCGATCATGGCGCTGGTGCGGATGTCCGCATACCGGTCGAACCCGATGATCAACCTGGTCACGGTGGTGGCCGGCGCCTGGATGATGGCGTCGCCATGGGCATTCGGCTACCCGCACTTCGGCAGCGGCGGACGCCCCGGCTGGAGCGACATCATCGTCGGTGGCTTCATCATCTTCTTCGGCCTGCTCGGCGCGGCCGGCAACCTCATGCGCCGGCGCGTGAGCGGCAGCTCCCGAATGAGCATGATGAGCCGCGGTGGAGGCCGCCTCGCAACACGCTGA
- a CDS encoding protein-tyrosine phosphatase family protein produces MDSLRQWYHRHSTRFYRPSRRNTWLSWIGAERLAVGSLPTGVTLPLLRDEGITDVVNCRSTAQTWLSQDLAAERAVFGRAHVVHAPMWDFGQPQHPRLWSAAARYVADLLNENPDAGVLIHCHQGRRRSILLTYAVLRLRGQDPDEAAALIADHRAEAQLVRAYAQSVERWLANGAVPVGRLR; encoded by the coding sequence GTGGACAGCCTGCGTCAGTGGTACCACCGGCACAGCACCCGGTTCTACCGCCCCAGCCGCCGCAACACCTGGCTGAGCTGGATCGGCGCCGAGCGCCTGGCAGTCGGTAGCCTGCCGACCGGCGTCACCCTCCCGCTGCTGCGCGACGAAGGGATCACCGACGTCGTCAACTGCCGTTCGACCGCGCAGACCTGGCTCTCCCAGGATCTAGCGGCCGAGCGCGCCGTCTTCGGTCGCGCTCACGTCGTGCACGCGCCGATGTGGGACTTCGGCCAACCACAGCACCCCAGACTCTGGTCGGCCGCCGCGCGCTATGTCGCCGACCTGCTCAACGAGAACCCCGACGCCGGCGTGCTGATCCACTGCCATCAGGGGCGGCGGCGGTCGATTCTGCTGACCTACGCGGTGCTGCGGTTGCGCGGGCAGGACCCCGACGAGGCCGCCGCGCTCATCGCCGACCATCGGGCCGAGGCCCAACTGGTGCGCGCCTACGCCCAGAGTGTCGAACGCTGGCTCGCCAACGGCGCGGTCCCCGTCGGGCGGCTGCGTTGA
- a CDS encoding class I SAM-dependent methyltransferase — protein MDAEAYTRELAHRAIAEGDATAWFERLYAAAANGEAVVPWDREAPHSLLAEWAARSLTAGDERPAGSAVPGGDRSAGSAVRGGDRPAASAVAGDGRRALVVGAGLGRDAEFVAGLGFDVVAFDISETAIESARRRHPGSPVRYVAADLFDPPGEWIGAFDLVVESMTVQALPDPPRRSAIVQIGRFVARGGTLLVIAAGRDPSTVYEGPPWPLTRPEIDAFAVGDLAPTSIEELRDGDAPIFRWRAQFLRPTAVSS, from the coding sequence ATGGACGCAGAGGCCTACACCCGGGAACTGGCCCATCGGGCGATCGCCGAGGGTGATGCGACGGCCTGGTTCGAGCGCCTCTACGCGGCCGCGGCCAACGGCGAGGCCGTCGTGCCGTGGGACCGGGAGGCGCCACACAGTTTGCTCGCCGAATGGGCGGCGCGGTCTTTGACGGCCGGCGACGAGCGGCCGGCGGGGTCCGCCGTGCCTGGTGGTGACCGTTCGGCGGGGTCCGCCGTGCGTGGCGGTGACCGGCCGGCGGCGTCCGCGGTGGCTGGCGACGGGCGGCGTGCGCTCGTCGTCGGCGCCGGGCTGGGCCGTGACGCGGAGTTCGTGGCGGGGCTGGGGTTCGACGTGGTCGCGTTCGACATCTCTGAGACCGCCATCGAGTCGGCCCGTCGGCGGCATCCCGGCTCGCCGGTGCGCTACGTCGCGGCCGATCTGTTCGACCCGCCGGGGGAGTGGATCGGGGCGTTCGACCTGGTGGTCGAGAGCATGACCGTGCAGGCGCTCCCTGACCCACCCCGCCGGTCGGCGATCGTCCAGATCGGACGGTTCGTGGCGCGGGGCGGGACGCTGCTGGTCATCGCGGCCGGTCGCGACCCGTCGACGGTGTATGAAGGCCCACCGTGGCCGCTGACCCGACCGGAGATCGACGCGTTCGCGGTCGGCGACCTGGCGCCGACCAGTATCGAAGAGCTACGCGACGGCGACGCCCCGATCTTCCGCTGGCGCGCGCAGTTCCTTCGCCCGACGGCGGTTTCATCCTAG